AGGTGGTCCACCAGGCGCCGCAGGTTGGCGATGGTGgtctgctgctcctccaggcGCGTCTTATCGTCCTTGGTAGCTTTGGAGCCCTGGCAGGGGGCGAGGGGCGTAGGGGAGCCCCGGTTCTGGAGCAGGTACAGCCAGGTGTCATACTCCCTCTCCGGGCGCTGACCCggaccagggggagagaggccaggCAGGCCGGGCTGAGCCTGGGCTTGGAGTTGGCCCTTGACCTGGGGTTGGTCTGTGGAGGACTGGCTGTGAAGCTTGTCCCGGGGCTTGGCCTCTCGTCTGGCTCTCTTCCAGCGCTCCTCAATCAGCCTCTGCTGCTTCACatggctgtctctctgcagcTCCATGGACAAACGTGCCTAAACAATCAACAACAAATAACATTAAACAAACACAAGCAGAAAAAAGCTTATCTGAGGCACGATAATTAACAGCTGAAGCACCACGCCTTAACTGTCAACACAGAAACATTTCAGAGTACCTAGCAGGGGTATTATTCTTTTAAGTTCTTGGAAACAATGAGCCGGCAGTTTCATAGTAGGTCATCTCCAAATGGCGACAATGTATAATCGAGACTAGAAtaaatttgtaaaaataacatGGGTTCATCAAGGGAGTGGGTCCTCTATTACTGGAATTAAGTGTAGTGTTAGAGGGGTCCTTGTCCTGTCCTGTGTTTTCAAAAAGTTTAGGTATTACCTAACAGCCTACAGTGTGTTTACTAAATATTGACCAATATGACGGTGGCAGGTCAGAGTGTCGAACCAACTGATAACATTGCAGCGCAATttctctctttggctctctcCAGCACTCATATGAGAACAAATGCAGCATAAACATTTTGTGACAGCTTAGAATCTCTCACCTGTTCACACTCTGTCAGCATCATGGCATCCCTCAGCATGTCTGCAACAGTAAGACAGAGCAagatgagagcgagagagccagACGGAAGCAGAGACGTTTACAATGACATGGAACAAAACACAAGACAGCTACACATTCGTAGTAACTGCAGTCACACAGTCCACCATACGTGATGTCCTACCTGCAGCCTTTCCATGGCAGGAGATAGCCTCCTCATACTTCCCAGCTGCCAGCAGACGATCTGCCTTCCTGCATTGCTGATGGGCCTAAAGAATGGGTAGTGGTGGGAGCAAGTAAGAaagcaggggggagagcagcCGGTGTTAGGGTTTTTAATATCTTTATGTTATAAGCAATCCACGTTACAAACAGTATTGCATACATGTCATGTTATGACAGTAGAGAGATGATTAAAGGACAATCAGATCTAAAGCCAGGTCCTCTAAATTTTCTACAGGCCACTTTGGAAGAAGATTAGGGGGTCTGACAAAAGAAAACCTGGCAGTTGGTTATCTTTCACACACTTTCGCTTCATGTTAGCTACATTGCAAGTAGGTTAACTTCGAAAGCTAGCTTCGAAAACTAACCGAATATAGCTAGCTACAGCAGCTAATATTTAAATCAAGTTTTCTTCGCTACTTCCTCTTTTGCAACAGATTGAACTGCTACAGTAGTGTCACGGACGTTCAAAGGTTGTATTACAGTTTGCCCGATATTGTCATGAAATACAAGACGAGTTAGCTTGGTTCTATCAACAATGCGTTGCTTGACAGCTAGATCGTTATATAGCCAACAAGTTATCTAAGCTTCATGGCCAGATGTCCACCGATGGCTTTGTTTCGAGGACCAAATCCAAGGGCTTGCAGCTATGCAGGCTAGCTAGCTGACAACAACAAGCGGCAGCTGTCAAAGCAGGCAGCTAGCTAGCATTTcatagctggctagctagctgttagcaAGCAAGCTAGCTTGATATTGCAACATCACTTCAACAGAAACTTACAAGATTTAGAGGACTATCTGCTACCTCCATCTGAATATTCTTCACAAATGGTCAACTTCACAAGTTGTCGACATGAAAGTTGTCGCTGTCCCACACAGACGGTCATTGGCGCCTGCTAATTCTGCGACCATATATTCTGGTTCAGTCGGACTGCAAAGAATAAAAAACGGAGAAAATATGGGGCAACCCGCTAGCCGTTGCTATATTCAGAGCGTCATTTCCGATTATAGTTGCCAGGTTTGCAACGTACGATCCCCCCCTTGTCAATGTGTCTACGAACTTCCCTATAAGTCTAATTAGACTAATGATGAACATATATTGCCACCTGCCTGATCTTAGaattcacacattcacacattttgCTCAACAATAATACTAGTTAAAACAGCACACCGTATATGTAATAAGAGAATGAGAACTACTGGGATGAGATCCTATTACACCACTAGATGGAGCTCAAGTCTTGTCATCTGTGACTGGGCAGCAGACTAATGGACATTATGACCTGATACTGCAGACATTATCAGCAATATTTACAAGACACAAGCCCAGCACGCCATTTTCTCTAACGTATACCCAGGAGAGAAAAATGTCTATTCTGATTTTTTTGGCAGGATGCCAGCAACTGTGATAGACATTCACTCCTCAATTTGAACCAGTATTATGAAAAATAGATCTCTTGTCCAGTGgtgttctttttgtttttttggggggggggatatgtgTTAGTACACATTGTTTCATTTCGTTTTACCCAGTAATAGTATGCTTCACTTTATACTAAGATATCTATGAGGTAAAGGCTTGATAAATGTGAACTAGACCATGCCATCTGTGACCTTAAAGTTAAAAAGTGGAGTATCAGATTAAAATAAATGTCATATGAACTATAAAGTAATAGAATCCATGAGTACAATAGAATAAATCTACCTTATAATAaatctatctgtctttctccccccaaaaaacatttctCCTAAAAACATTACTGCACAGCCCATTGCAAACCATACTACACGACATATGATTAATAAGATTATTATGTGTAATTATCTGTGTATATATTAGACTTTATGTAGACTGCGTGACTCCCTTGTTCTGACTAGAGAGCCCAACTATCCAGCATACACATGAATATTCTAACAGGCTTAGTGTTCTGCAGCTCTGCAAGGACCTACTGTTCCCCATACACTGACGTCCAGAAGGAGCCATCAGACTGGAACTCAGTGGGTGTCCCACCAAACAACAGACCAATGTGAATTTTAGTCATAACTCATTGAAAAATGGTGTTGTCCGTTCATGTACTGTGCATCAGAGCTGGGTGATAGTAGCATCATTGTTCCATGAAGGGAGGTGCTCTGAGTGCACGCCGCTTCAGGAGCAAAGAGCTTCTCTTAGCATGTTCCCTCTTTCATTTCCTTTCTTTCATTTCTTATCTTAACTTTTCAtttttctcttccctccctttcttttttctttcctctGTGCACAAAGGGTAACAAGATCCATTTGTTATATTGAACATAGCCCTACACTTGGCTTCAATGACAAGGCTGAAGTTATATACTATTctgtatactgtagtacagtCAGCATGCTTAGTCCGCATTGCCACCAactcaaagacacacaaacacacacatacacaaccacgcgcacacacacacacacacacactccgtctgTATTGCTGAGGTGTCCATCTCTGTCCACAGCTGTCAGGAGGGCAGGAAGCAGGTCCAGTGTGAGCTGTCATCCCTGTGAGGCCGGTAGAATACAGTGGAATGTGAGTGTAGGAGGGAGTTTGACACCGTCCTTTTACCTGCTGGCTGAAAAGTAATGATGAGCCAGCTCTAGCTTTTAGGCTATGTCTCCTTAGGAGGCCTGGAGATCCTCTGCCCACTCTccgccactctctctctggcccttctCAGCCCCTCTTCCACCCCAGCCTTTGTTCCTCCAGGATTTCTGCTTAGGCTGGGCATTTCCAAGCATGTTCAGCTGTGGAGCAGGGCAGTGGCAGGTTCCTGTTGGGGTGTATGGAGAAGCCCACGaagcctcccacacacagacctcctctgtaaagagagaaagggggaaatgGCAGGGAGCTTTGAAGACTCCCCTCCCTAGCAGGACAATGCGCCCCCCCTCAGGGAGCTAATGTGCTTAACAAATATGTCTTTCTTCTTACTACACATGTTAGGCTATCAGGCAGCCAGGCCTATGGAGGCCTGTCAGGTGTCCCTCCTACTCACAGACTCTGCCTCTCTGGCTACGACACACTGACCagcaccagctcaggccttcATGATCTCATCATTCACGTTTATGAGAGAATGGTGAGGTCGTCATTTTATCTTCAGAATCCAGCTAAACTTTTAGCttcaaaaaatatttaaaatttGTGAACTGAATATCACAACTTGAGAGCAGCTGAATATCTTGATGAAAAAAAAATTTTTGTCACCCATTTCAAACCACTATGTTAGACTCGAGAGTGATTGTTCACACAACtgttaatatttttttattatacaGTACATTATTTTAGCAGATCCAACCAAATTTCAAATGGTGATTGTTTAATTTTGAGCCATGTAGATATACAAaaactgtgaaatgtaattGAAACCATGAAATGTCTGGTTTGCTTGCCAACAGGCTGGGTAGACAGATTGATAGAGTCATTAGCAGATGTTGGTGGACAGTTATTAATGAGGGGTTGAACTTTCAAGGCCAAAGGTAACCAAACTTTACACAGCgacgtgtgagagagagacctccaAAGACCCACTGTCAAAACTGCTATTAGTCCGCCTATCGCTGAGATCATGACATGGCCTTTTTTCCCTTCAGAAATTACGTAAATGAAAAATTAAACCCAAAGAGAGGGAAACTCTAAGTTCGATCAAACTATAATTCTGACTTAGAAGAATGATTTGTTTTATAATCAAATTAATCATCAAATTAAAGATAATGCTATAAAAACTAAATGAGAAGATGGTCCTAAATTAAATAACAAATGGTGTACACTGAGAGAgcgtaagagaaagagagcgagagagagagagagcgagagagagagagagagagagagagagagagagagagagagagagagagagagagagagagagagagagagcatttacAAAGTCTTAGGTATTGAGGTATTATTGCAACCATAACTCTACTGACTGAGCTGATGATGGGGAAAGATATAAAGAAATATGAGTAGTAAGATATTCTAGCGGATCTCTCATGCATCTTTTTACTAAAATGACGGAGATGTCAATTTCTTCATGTCTTTATTACTATCATGAGTTTTAAGTTATATTAATCCATACCTAAAAAGCAACAATTCGAACGAAAAGATGACATGGCATGGGGATGCACTGTGGTGATTTTAGCTAAGAAGGCTGAAACAGAAGAGCAAAGAGACGAGCATCTCTGTGAAAACAACCCTCTCAGgcccagagaggaagagagaaactgacagagagaaacacagagcaagaaagagagagagagagagacagagagagaaacagagagagagtcagacagagagagagagagacagagagagaaacagagagagagacagagagacagagagacagagagacagagagacagagagacagagagacagagagacagagagagagagagagagagagagagagagagagagagagagagagagagagagagagagagagagagagagagaggggattcaTCAAGTATGAGGTATTGAGGTATTATTGCAACCATAACTCTACTGACTGATCTGATGATGGGGAAATATGTAAATAATAATGAGTAATAAGATATTCTGTTCTAATTCAATCACTCATGCATCTTTTTAAACTGACGGAGTGGTTATTTTCTATGTCTATATAATCAGCTGAATAGGCATTATCATAAATTCCAATTAtctcctgcctgcctcctttTTGTTTCCATTCTTTAAAATGATGTATTTCCTAGACTGTCTCTAGATCATTTTG
This DNA window, taken from Hypomesus transpacificus isolate Combined female chromosome 13, fHypTra1, whole genome shotgun sequence, encodes the following:
- the nrbf2b gene encoding nuclear receptor-binding factor 2b; amino-acid sequence: MEVADSPLNLAHQQCRKADRLLAAGKYEEAISCHGKAADMLRDAMMLTECEQARLSMELQRDSHVKQQRLIEERWKRARREAKPRDKLHSQSSTDQPQVKGQLQAQAQPGLPGLSPPGPGQRPEREYDTWLYLLQNRGSPTPLAPCQGSKATKDDKTRLEEQQTTIANLRRLVDHLVGENEKLTQESERLRGENARLRRDADGADTDFVERSELWMLPGAGGGGGGQDRKAKEIAIPQLPPLEMPSQDIALEDLPALELPEDIQHELRELMERDKL